The Sesamum indicum cultivar Zhongzhi No. 13 linkage group LG6, S_indicum_v1.0, whole genome shotgun sequence genome has a segment encoding these proteins:
- the LOC105164063 gene encoding uncharacterized protein LOC105164063, which produces MKAAQNNPEKFIWDSMRTPTGAPMAVAAAQGKALPKLMVWLILFVSATYMVYTLKLVSSSHSVCEEDDFPERHQTVRLLEPANSTVENATARAPQLGGQESGKTGLEHIVFGIAASAKLWDKRKEYIKLWWEPEKKMRGIVWLDSPVKTYSNESGSLPELRISGDTSRFAYKNKQGHRSAIRISRIVSETLRLGGMENVRWFVMGDDDTVFVTDNLVRILNKYDHNQYYYVGSLSESHLQNIYFSYGMAYGGGGFAISYPLAKALEKMQDRCIQRYPGLYGSDDRMQACMAELGVPLTKELGFHQYDVYGNLFGLLAAHPVTPLVSLHHLDVVEPIFPNVTRVQALQRLKIPMQLDSAGLMQQSICYDKTNGWTVSVSWGFAIQIFRGVLSPREIEMPSRTFLNWYRRADYTAYAFNTRPVMRNPCQKPFVFYLSRANIKSNMNLTTSEYTRHHTPQPLCKWKMAEPGDIDWVEVYKKPDPHLWDRSPRRNCCRVLSSKKKSLTIDVGVCGEGEISEV; this is translated from the exons atgaaagcGGCCCAGAATAATCCGGAGAAGTTCATCTGGGATTCGATGAGGACCCCGACGGGGGCCCCGATGGCGGTGGCGGCCGCCCAAGGTAAAGCGTTGCCTAAGCTGATGGTGTGGCTGATTTTGTTCGTCTCAGCTACTTATATGGTCTACACATTGAAGCTGGTTTCGTCTTCCCACAGCGTTTGTGAAGAAGATGATTTCCCTGAACGGCATCAAACTGTTCGGCTTCTTGAGCCCGCAAACAGCACGGTTGAGAACGCCACGGCAAGAGCACCCCAATTGGGAGGCCAAGAATCTGGTAAAACAGGGCTAGAGCACATAGTCTTCGGCATCGCGGCGTCCGCAAAGCTGTGGGACAAGAGGAAAGAGTACATAAAGCTATGGTGGGAGCCGGAGAAGAAAATGCGTGGGATTGTTTGGCTCGACAGCCCCGTGAAGACTTACAGTAACGAGAGCGGGAGCCTGCCGGAGCTGAGAATTTCCGGCGACACGTCACGTTTCGCCTATAAGAACAAGCAGGGCCACCGGTCGGCCATCCGGATTTCAAGAATTGTGTCGGAAACTCTGAGGTTGGGTGGAATGGAGAATGTGCGGTGGTTCGTGATGGGGGACGATGATACTGTGTTTGTGACGGATAATTTGGTGAGGATTTTGAACAAGTATGATCACAACCAGTATTATTACGTCGGGAGCTTGAGTGAAAGCCATTTGCagaacatatatttttcttatggGATGGCTTACGGGGGTGGGGGTTTTGCCATAAGCTACCCATTGGCCAAGGCTCTTGAGAAGATGCAGGATAGATGCATACAGAGGTACCCTGGATTGTACGGTTCTGATGATAGAATGCAGGCTTGTATGGCTGAACTCGGAGTTCCACTCACTAAAGAACTTGGCTTTCACCAG TATGATGTGTATGGAAACTTATTTGGTCTTCTTGCTGCACACCCCGTCACTCCATTGGTGTCGTTACACCACCTAGACGTCGTTGAGCCAATATTCCCAAACGTAACTCGGGTACAAGCTCTACAACGGCTGAAAATTCCTATGCAGCTCGACTCAGCTGGTTTAATGCAGCAATCGATTTGCTATGACAAAACGAACGGCTGGACTGTATCCGTATCTTGGGGCTTTGCTATTCAAATATTTCGTGGGGTTTTGTCACCTCGAGAGATAGAGATGCCATCGAGGACATTCTTGAATTGGTATAGACGAGCTGATTACACGGCATATGCATTCAACACAAGGCCGGTTATGAGAAACCCGTGCCAGAAGCCCTTTGTTTTCTATTTGTCAAGGGCAAACATCAAGTCAAACATGAACCTGACAACGAGTGAGTACACACGCCACCACACTCCTCAGCCTCTATGCAAATGGAAGATGGCTGAACCAGGTGACATCGATTGGGTGGAAGTGTACAAGAAGCCTGATCCTCATCTATGGGATAGG TCCCCGAGAAGAAACTGTTGCCGGGTCTTAAgctcaaaaaagaaaagcttgACGATCGACGTGGGTGTATGCGGGGAAGGTGAGATCAGTGAAGTATAA
- the LOC105164064 gene encoding golgin candidate 6 — MDFVSKYQGVVGRVFRNDNSSSNEDSYVERLLDRISNGVLAEDRRSAMVELQSVVAESNAAQLAFGAMGFPVLLSVLKEERDDVEMVRGALETLVSALSPIEHAKASKNEVQPALMNSDLLSREVENISLLLSLLAEEDFYVRYYTLQLLTALLTNSPNRLQEAILTIPRGITRLMDMLMDREVIRNEALLLLTYLTREAEEIQKIVVFEGAFEKIFSIIKEEGGSEGGVVVQDCLELLNNLLRNNASNQVLLRETMGFDPLISILKLRGSTYKFTQQKTINLLSVLDTINLLLHGGQQTDPGKDTNGVANKTVLVQKKVLDHLLVLGVESQWAPVAVRCMALQCIGDLVVSHPKNCDALASKVIGEDPHVEPALNSILRIILRTPSVQEFIAADYVFKSYCEKNPDGQRMLASTLTPQPHSMVNAPFEDDVNMSFGSMLLHGLILSESDGDLEACCRAASVLSHVLKDNIQCKEKVLQIELEAPRPSLGSPEPLMHRMVKYLALASSMVKDGKAGTSGPMYIQPIILKLLVIWLFDCPSAVQCFLDSRPHLTYLLELISDQTATVCVRGLAAVLLGECVIHNKTSDSGKSAFSIVDAISQKIGLTAYFLKFDEMQKSLLFTSAKPALARKPLTRSTAASMSEIEDVDENETTDQKNEDHPVLAMVLDSQFVFFVKELEANIREQIVEIYSRPKSQVAVVPAELEQSSGESDKEYIKRLKRFVEKQCLEIQDLLSRNATLAENAAKTGASGSSQLEHRGTAGSERVLVETLRRDLHETSQRLEALKAEKARIEVEASTHQNLAAKLESDLKSLSDAYNSLEQANFQLDREVKALKSGGALPIPDIEEIKAEAREEAQKESEAELSDLLVCLGQEQSKVEKLSARLMELGEDVDKLLEGIGDDMGVPEDDEEEAE; from the exons ATGGATTTTGTATCCAAGTACCAG GGTGTTGTTGGGCGTGTTTTTAGAAATGACAATTCGAGCTCAAATGAAGACAG TTATGTCGAGCGCTTGCTGGATCGCATCAGCAATGGTGTCCTAGCTGAGGACAGGAGGAGTGCCATGGTTGAACTTCAGTCAGTTGTGGCTGAAAGTAATGCTGCACAGTTAGCTTTTGGGGCAATGG GCTTTCCTGTACTATTGAGTGTCTTAAAGGAGGAGCGCGATGATGTAGAAATG GTCCGAGGGGCTCTAGAAACTCTTGTAAGTGCCTTAAGTCCAATTGAACATGCAAAAGCATCAAAGAATGAGGTCCAGCCAGCTTTAATGAATAGTGATTTGCTTTCAAGAGAAGTGGAGAACATTTCTCTTCTTCTGAGTCTGCTA GCCGAGGAGGATTTCTATGTCCGATATTATACATTGCAGTTGTTAACAGCCCTTCTAACAAACTCCCCAAATAG GCTGCAAGAAGCTATTCTTACGATTCCTCGTGGTATTACAAGGCTAATGGATATGCTCATGGACCGTGAG gTCATACGCAATGAGGCATTATTACTTCTCACATACTTGACTCGAGAAGCTGAG gaaattcaaaaaattgtgGTCTTTGAAGGTGCTTTTGAGAAGATATTTAGCATCATCAAAGAGGAAGGAGGTTCTGAAGGCGGTGTTGTTGTCCAG GATTGTCTGGAACTTTTGAACAATCTTCTCCGGAATAATGCCTCAAACCAG GTATTGCTTAGGGAGACAATGGGCTTTGACCCTTTAATATCAATCTTGAAGCTCAGAGGAAGCACCTATAAGTTCACACAGCAGAAG ACAATAAATCTACTCAGTGTATTGGACACAATTAACTTGCTACTACATGGAGGTCAACAAACTGATCCTGGAAAAGACACCAATGGGGTGGCAAATAAAACAGTCTTGGTTCAG AAAAAGGTGTTGGACCATCTTTTAGTGTTGGGAGTTGAGAGCCAATGGGCTCCTGTTGCTGTTCGTTGTATG GCACTCCAGTGCATCGGTGATCTGGTTGTCAGTCATCCAAAGAATTGCGATGCCCTTGCAAGTAAAGTAATTGGAGAAGACCCTCATGTTGAGCCTGCATTAAATTCTATCCTTAGGATTATTTTAAGGACACCTAGCGTGCAAGAGTTCATAGCAGCCGACTATGTCTTTAAGAGCTATTGCGAG AAAAATCCTGATGGTCAGAGAATGTTGGCTTCAACTTTAACTCCTCAACCACACTCAATGGTTAATGCGCCATTTGAGGATGATGTCAACATGTCATTTGGAAG CATGCTACTGCATGGCCTGATACTGAGTGAAAGTGATGGGGATCTTGAG GCTTGCTGTAGAGCTGCAAGTGTCTTATCTCATGTTTTGAAGGATAATATTCAGTGTAAGGAGAAG GTTCTTCAGATTGAACTTGAAGCACCTAGACCATCACTGGGGTCTCCAGAGCCTTTAATGCACCGTATGGTGAAGTACCTGGCTCTTGCCTCTTCCATGGTTAAAGATGGAAAAGCTGGGACATCTGGTCCTATGTATATTCAACCAATTATCTTAAAGCTTCTAGTTATTTGGCTCTTTGATTGCCCAAGTGCTGTCCAGTGCTTCCTCGATTCACGTCCTCACCTCACATACTTGCTTGAGTTAATTTCAGATCAAACTGCAACTGTATGTGTAAGGGGATTGGCTGCTGTACTATTAGGAGAGTGTGTAATACATAATAAAACCAGCGACAGTGGAAAAAGTGCTTTCAGTATTGTTGATGCCATAAGCCAAAAAATTGGTCTTACTGCATactttttgaagtttgatgaAATGCAGAAGAGCTTGCTTTTCACATCTGCAAAGCCAGCTCTTGCGCGCAAACCATTGACTCGATCTACTGCTGCGAGCATGTCTGAGATTGAAGATGTTGACGAAAATGAGACCACTGATCAGAAGAATGAGGATCACCCAGTTCTTGCAATGGTGCTTGATTCtcagtttgttttctttgtaaaGGAATTAGAGGCAAATATTAGAGAACAAATTGTAGAAATTTACAGCCGTCCAAAGAGCCAGGTTGCAGTGGTCCCAGCAGAACTAGAGCAGAGCAGTGGAGAAAGTGATAAGGAGTACATCAAACGGCTTAAAAGATTTGTGGAGAAGCAATGCCTTGAGATACAG GACCTTTTGAGTCGGAATGCTACTCTTGCTGAGAACGCAGCAAAGACAGGTGCAAGCGGTTCATCCCAGCTTGAACATAGAGGTACTGCTGGATCAGAAAGAGTCCTAGTTGAAACTCTCCGTAGGGACCTTCATGAAACTTCCCAAAGACTGGAAGCTTTGAAAGCAGAGAAAGCCAGAATTGAAGTTGAGGCTTCAACCCACCAAAATTTAGCAGCCAAACTGGAATCTGACCTGAAAAGCTTGTCTGATGCTTACAATAGCCTGGAGCAGGCCAACTTTCAGCTAGACCGTGAAGTGAAAGCCTTGAAGAGTGGTGGAGCTTTGCCTATTCCAGATATCGAGGAAATTAAAGCAGAAGCAAGGGAAGAAGCTCAAAAGGAGAGTGAAGCTGAATTGAGTGATTTACTCGTCTGTCTTGGGCAAGAGCAGAGCAAGGTGGAGAAGCTTAGTGCAAGGCTAATGGAGTTGGGGGAGGATGTTGATAAGTTGCTGGAAGGCATTGGAGATGATATGGGAGTTCCGGAAGATGATGAGGAAGAAGCAGAGTGA